A single region of the Ornithorhynchus anatinus isolate Pmale09 chromosome 13, mOrnAna1.pri.v4, whole genome shotgun sequence genome encodes:
- the CALML3 gene encoding calmodulin-like protein 3: MAEDDRSSQISGGRWRQLHRQTKLLPAPGLLSEQDRAPGASPSACPASASPMVREDAASSPVPGFHAEARKPDRQPTAWVLRLSPPELGERSQSRGEPTARAGKPRIGSPPHGPPALTMTDQLSEEQIAEFKEAFSLFDKDADGTITTKELGTVMRSLGQNPTEAELQDMINEIDADGNGTVDFPEFLGMMARKMKDTDSEEEIREAFRVFDKDGNGYVSAAELRHVMTRLGEKLTDEEVDEMIREADTDGDGQVNYEEFVRMLVSK; encoded by the coding sequence TGGGCGTTGGCGTCAGCTCCATCGGCAGACAAAGCTCCTCCCGGCTCCGGGACTCTTGTCTGAACAGGATCGCGCCCCGGGGGCGTCTCCGAGTGCCTGCCCTGCGTCCGCCTCACCAATGGTGAGGGAGGATGCTGCATCTTCTCCAGTGCCAGGATTTCATGCCGAGGCTAGAAAACCAGACCGACAGCCTACCGCTTGGGTTCTCCGCCTGTCACCGCCGGAGCTGGGAGAGCGGAGCCAGAGTCGAGGAGAGCCCACCGCGCGTGCAGGCAAACCCAGAATCGGCTCCCCTCCGCACGGCCCGCCTGCCCTCACCATGACCGACCAGCTGTCCGAGGAGCAGATCGCCGAATTCAAGGAGGCCTTCTCGCTGTTTGACAAGGACGCCGACGGCACCATCACCACCAAGGAGCTGGGCACCGTCATGCGGTCCCTGGGGCAGAACCCCACTGAGGCGGAGCTCCAGGACATGATCAACGAGATCGATGCCGACGGCAACGGCACGGTCGACTTCCCCGAGTTCCTGGGCATGATGGCACGGAAGATGAAGGACACGGACAGCGAGGAGGAGATCCGTGAGGCCTTCCGGGTGTTTGACAAGGACGGCAATGGCTATGTCAGCGCGGCCGAGCTGCGGCACGTGATGACCAGGTTGGGGGAGAAGCTGACGGACGAGGAGGTGGACGAGATGATCCGGGAGGCCGATACGGACGGAGACGGGCAGGTGAACTACGAGGAGTTCGTCCGCATGCTGGTCTCCAAGTGA